One Heyndrickxia oleronia genomic window, ATATTAGGGATTATGCACTCTGTTAGAAAGGTGCTATCAAGCTGGAAATCCTTTTCTTAATATGGAGGTAGAGTAATGGTTGAGTTAAGAGATGATGAGCGATTGGACTATTTGCTTGCTGAGAAATTACGAATTATTCAAAGTCCGTCGGTATTTTCTTTTTCTTTAGACGCAGTTTTGCTAGCGAGATTTGCTTATCTTCCCATCCAGAAGGGAAGGGTAATCGATCTATGCTCCGGGAATGGTGTGATTCCATTATTAATAAGTAACCGAACAAAAGCTAATATTATAGGGGTCGAGATTCAGGAAAGGCTTTACGATATGGCAGTACGAAGTATTTCTTATAATCACTTAGAGAATCAAATCAACATGATTCATGGAGATATTAAAGAAATGCCTGAAAAGCTAGGAAAAGGTAAATTTGATGTGGTTACTTGTAATCCACCTTATTTTGTGACACCACCAAAAAGCGAAAAAAATATAAATGAGCATCTGGCTATTGCGAGACATGAAATATTATGTACGCTTGAGGATGCTATTCAGGTTAGTAGCAAATTATTGCGTCAGGGTGGAAAGGCAGCATTTGTACATAGACCGGGAAGACTATTAGATATCTTAATGCTAATGAGAAAATATCGTATAGAGCCGAAACGTCTGCGATTTGTATATCCAAGGTATGGAAAAGAGGCAAATACAATACTGGTAGAAGGAATTAAGGACGGCAGTAAAGATTTAAAGGTATTACCACCATTATATATTTACAAAGCAGAAAATCAGTATAGTGAAGAAGTCGAAGAGATGTTATTTGGAAATGCTATTGAATATGACAAAAAGGAGGGATAAAGATGCAAGTACAAAAAAGCTTTGTTAATGATAAAAGTAAAGGGATTCTGTATCTTGTACCCACACCGATAGGAAATTTAGAAGATATGACATATCGTGCGGTCCGAATATTGAAGGAAGCTCATATCATTGCTGCCGAAGATACTCGAAACACAAAAAAGCTCTGTCATTATTTTGATATACAAACACCTATTACAAGTTATCATGAACATAATAAGGAAATCAGTGCAAAGAATCTTATTTCTAAATTGCTTTTAGGAGAAAAAGTAGCATTAGTCAGTGATGCTGGAATGCCATCAATATCGGACCCGGGCTATGAATTAGTTGTTCAAGTATTAGAAGAAAACATTACAGTTGTTCCCTTACCTGGAGCTAATGCTGCCTTAACTGCATTAATTGCATCTGGAATTAATCCACAACCGTTTTATTTTTATGGATTTTTATCAAGGAATAAGAAGGAAAGAAGAGCTGAATTAGAAAATTTAAACAATAAAACTGAAACGTTTATATTATATGAAGCTCCTCACCGATTAAAGGAAACATTAAAAGCAATGAGTGAAGTACTTGGAAATAGAAATATTGTGCTTTGTCGAGAGTTAACAAAGAAATTTGAAGAGTTTTTAAGAGGCACTATAGATGAAATCATTAAGTGGTTTGAAGCTAATGAAGTTCGTGGGGAATTTTGTATAGTTGTAGAGGGAAATCATGAAAGTATGGAGAATGAACAGGAACCTTGGTGGACAGATATAAGCGTGATTGACCATGTAAACCATTATATGGACCAGAAAAAATTAACTTCAAAGGAAGCGATTAAACAAGTTGCAAAAGAGAGAAATTTACCAAAAAGAGAAGTTTATCAAACATTTCATCAAGAGTAAATAAATGAATAAAATAAAACAAAGAAAAGGCATTTCTAATATAAATAGGAGATGCCTTTTAATATTAAGAAACTATTAACTACTCCTTATGGAAAGCAGCTTGGATTTCCTTAATTAATTGGTCTGCACCTTCACGGCTAAGTACTAATTTTCCGCCTGCTAATTGAACATTATCATCAGAAACGTCTCCAGTAATATGACAAGTCATGCTAGGCTTATATTTTTTTAAAATGATTTTTTCATCATCTACATATATTTCTAATGCGTCTTTTTCAGCAATACCAAGTGTACGTCTAAGTTCGATAGGAATAACTACACGACCTAGTTCATCAACCTTACGAACAATACCAGTAGATTTCATTTTTTGTTTCTCCTCCTATTGTAATTTATCTTTATCGTCATTTTTCGACATATTTTTCATTAACTGAATCTATCATACCAACGATTCCCATATTCGTCAATAATTATTTTCACTCTAGTTTCATTCTAAAAAACACTGAAACCACTTGATATATAAGGGTTTTTCTTCATTGAAGAAAAAATTACCATTTATTCCTCGGCGAATAAAAATCTATTTTTTTACAAATCTTAAAAAGTCAAAAATAATTTTCGACAAATTTCCTACCTTTTTACTATACACTTTCATTTTAAAATTTACTTATATAAGTAGGAAAGTTGCAGAAAAGCAAAAATTTATGTATATTTTGATGATATAAGAGGCTATGATGTCTTTAGGTAAGGAAATGTATATTGTTTGCCCAAATTGGCATTAATAAGCTCTCGTCCATTGGGTGAGAGTATTTTTTTTAGGCACTTTTCTTGAACTAGTTTTTATTAGTATATAGCAAGACTAACGTAATAATTTTTACAATTTCTTTTTATTTCCATTTCAATTAAGACATTTAGAATGCCAAAGGTGCTAAACTTACTATTGAGACATGAAAATGTATTAGAAAATATTTTATAAGGTGGGACAGGTAATGGAGAAGGATAAAACATTTTATATTACAACACCGATTTATTATCCAAGTGGGAATTTACATATCGGACACGCGTATACAACTGTAGCTGGGGATGCAATGGCGCGGTATAAGCGGCTTCGTGGCTATGATGTAATGTACTTAACAGGAACAGATGAACATGGCCAAAAAATACAACGTAAGGCTGAAGAAGAAGGGATAACACCACAAGCCTATGTAGATAATATTGTCGCAGGAATTCAAGATTTATGGAATAAATTGGATATATCTTATGATGATTTTATTCGTACAACTCAGAATCGACATAAAGAGGTAGTAGAAAAAATATTTCAGCGATTGGTAGAGCAGGGGGATATTTATTTAGATCAATATGAAGGATGGTATTGTACACCTTGTGAATCATTTTTTACAGAACGCCAATTAGTCAACGGAAATTGCCCAGACTGTGGTAGACCTGTTGAAAAGGTAAAAGAAGAATCCTATTTTTTTAAAATGAGTAAATATGTTGACCGCCTTTTAAAGTTTTATGAAGAGAATCCTGAATTTATCCAGCCTGAATCAAGAAAAAATGAAATGATTAATAATTTTATTAAACCGGGTCTTGAGGATTTAGCTGTTTCACGTACTACATTTGATTGGGGTGTTAAGGTTCCAGGTAATCCAAAACATGTTATCTATGTTTGGATTGATGCACTTTCAAACTATATTACGGCATTAGGGTATGGAACAAGCGATGATACAAAGTACCAAAAGTATTGGCCAGCAGATGTGCACTTAGTTGGTAAAGAAATTGTCCGTTTCCACACAATTTATTGGCCAATCATGTTAATGGCTTTAGACTTACCATTACCAAAGAAGGTATTTGCACATGGATGGTTATTAATGAAAGACGGAAAGATGTCTAAATCAAAAGGAAATGTAGTAGATCCAGTTACCTTGATTGATCGATATGGGTTGGATTCATTGCGTTATTACTTGTTAAGGGAAGTGCCATTTGGTTCAGATGGAGTATTTACACCAGAAGGCTTTGTTGAACGAATTAATTTTGATTTAGCCAATGACTTAGGTAATCTTCTTAATCGAACAGTAGCTATGATTAATAAATATTTTGATGGTGAAATCCCAACGTATAATGGACCTATTAATTCCTTTGATGAAGAATTGGTCACAGTTAATATGGAGACGATCCAAAAGTATGAAGAAGCAATGGAAAAAATGGAATTCTCGGTTGCTTTAGCATCTGTTTGGGAATTAATTAGTAGAACAAACAAATATATTGATGAGACAAGCCCTTGGGTTTTAGCTAAGGATGAGGGGAAACAAGCAGAACTATCTTCTGTCATGGTCCATTTAGCGGAGTCTTTACGTATAGTTGCTGTTTTACTTCAACCATTTTTAACTAAAACACCGGCGAATATATTTGAACAATTAAGTATTAAAGATGATGAATTAAAAAATTGGGGGAGTCTTAATAAATTTGGCTCCATCCCATCGGGTACAAAAGTGGTAAAGAAAGGGGAACCAATTTTCCCACGATTAGAAATTGACGTAGAAGTAGAATACATTAAGCAAAAAATGGCAGGGGAACCTGTTAAAAGTGAGAAAAAAGAAATGGAAACTGAAAAGTTGGAAGAAAAAAGTGAAATAACTATTGATGATTTTATGAAGGTTGAACTTCGTGTTGCAGAAGTAATTCATGCAGAACCCGTTAAAAAAGCAGATAAATTGCTAAAGTTACAATTAGATTTAGGATATGAGAAACGTCAAGTAGTTTCAGGAATCGCACAATACTATAAACCAGAAGAATTGGTAGGTCAAAAGGTAATTTGTGTAACAAACTTAAAGCCAGTAAAATTAAGAGGTGAACTATCACAAGGAATGATCCTGGCTGGATCAAAAGACGGCCAATTATCTCTTGCTAGTATCGATCAAAGCCTTCCAAATGGTGCAATTGTAAAGTAATTGTAATAATATAAAGGATTAACTATCTGAAAAATATTGGCTAGTATAACATAGAGATGTTTCACGTGGAACAATTTTCGACGTGATCCTCTATGTTATTTTCTTTTTCGCATTATTCCAGTATAGAGTTATAATGCTAGGTACAAATAATTTTGGTCAATTAGTATATAAATTTTCTTTTATAGAGTGGTTATTTTAATCATTAGAGGAATAAATGGGTAGTTATAACACTATTTTTAGGTTGAACAATGGCAAAATAATGTCGAAATTAACTGGTAAAAAAGTTATATTTTTCACAAATAGTTAATAGGAAAATGTATTTAAAAAAATGTAATGTAAATGTTAAATGAATGCAAAGCTTGTGTAGGATTTTTATAATAAAATTATATTGGATAAGGAGTTAGTATAAATGTTATTCGATACACATGTTCATCTTAATGATTCGCAATATGATCTGGATTTAAAAGAAGTCATCCAAAACGCACAAAATGCGGGAGTAAAGAAGATGGTTGTTGTTGGATTTGATCGACCAACGATTAATAGAGCAATGGAGCTTATTGAAACCTATGATTTTCTTTACGCCAGTATTGGATGGCATCCAGTTGATGCCATTGATATGACAGATGAGGACCTTATCTGGATAGAAGAATTAACTAAACATCCTAAAGTTGTTGCGTTAGGAGAAATGGGTTTAGACTATCATTGGGATAAGTCACCGAAGGAGATACAAAAGGAAGTATTTCGTAAACAAATTAGATTAGCCAAAAAGGTGAAATTACCAATTGTTATTCATAATCGTGAAGCAACTCAAGATATTGTAGATATTCTAAAAGAAGAGGATGCACAAGAAGTTGGTGGAATTATGCATTGCTTTAGTGGAAGCCCTGAAATAGCTAGAGAATGCATTAACATGAACTTCTATATTTCGTTAGGTGGTCCTGTTACATT contains:
- a CDS encoding tRNA1(Val) (adenine(37)-N6)-methyltransferase — protein: MVELRDDERLDYLLAEKLRIIQSPSVFSFSLDAVLLARFAYLPIQKGRVIDLCSGNGVIPLLISNRTKANIIGVEIQERLYDMAVRSISYNHLENQINMIHGDIKEMPEKLGKGKFDVVTCNPPYFVTPPKSEKNINEHLAIARHEILCTLEDAIQVSSKLLRQGGKAAFVHRPGRLLDILMLMRKYRIEPKRLRFVYPRYGKEANTILVEGIKDGSKDLKVLPPLYIYKAENQYSEEVEEMLFGNAIEYDKKEG
- the rsmI gene encoding 16S rRNA (cytidine(1402)-2'-O)-methyltransferase, whose translation is MQVQKSFVNDKSKGILYLVPTPIGNLEDMTYRAVRILKEAHIIAAEDTRNTKKLCHYFDIQTPITSYHEHNKEISAKNLISKLLLGEKVALVSDAGMPSISDPGYELVVQVLEENITVVPLPGANAALTALIASGINPQPFYFYGFLSRNKKERRAELENLNNKTETFILYEAPHRLKETLKAMSEVLGNRNIVLCRELTKKFEEFLRGTIDEIIKWFEANEVRGEFCIVVEGNHESMENEQEPWWTDISVIDHVNHYMDQKKLTSKEAIKQVAKERNLPKREVYQTFHQE
- a CDS encoding AbrB/MazE/SpoVT family DNA-binding domain-containing protein — encoded protein: MKSTGIVRKVDELGRVVIPIELRRTLGIAEKDALEIYVDDEKIILKKYKPSMTCHITGDVSDDNVQLAGGKLVLSREGADQLIKEIQAAFHKE
- the metG gene encoding methionine--tRNA ligase translates to MEKDKTFYITTPIYYPSGNLHIGHAYTTVAGDAMARYKRLRGYDVMYLTGTDEHGQKIQRKAEEEGITPQAYVDNIVAGIQDLWNKLDISYDDFIRTTQNRHKEVVEKIFQRLVEQGDIYLDQYEGWYCTPCESFFTERQLVNGNCPDCGRPVEKVKEESYFFKMSKYVDRLLKFYEENPEFIQPESRKNEMINNFIKPGLEDLAVSRTTFDWGVKVPGNPKHVIYVWIDALSNYITALGYGTSDDTKYQKYWPADVHLVGKEIVRFHTIYWPIMLMALDLPLPKKVFAHGWLLMKDGKMSKSKGNVVDPVTLIDRYGLDSLRYYLLREVPFGSDGVFTPEGFVERINFDLANDLGNLLNRTVAMINKYFDGEIPTYNGPINSFDEELVTVNMETIQKYEEAMEKMEFSVALASVWELISRTNKYIDETSPWVLAKDEGKQAELSSVMVHLAESLRIVAVLLQPFLTKTPANIFEQLSIKDDELKNWGSLNKFGSIPSGTKVVKKGEPIFPRLEIDVEVEYIKQKMAGEPVKSEKKEMETEKLEEKSEITIDDFMKVELRVAEVIHAEPVKKADKLLKLQLDLGYEKRQVVSGIAQYYKPEELVGQKVICVTNLKPVKLRGELSQGMILAGSKDGQLSLASIDQSLPNGAIVK
- a CDS encoding TatD family hydrolase; this translates as MLFDTHVHLNDSQYDLDLKEVIQNAQNAGVKKMVVVGFDRPTINRAMELIETYDFLYASIGWHPVDAIDMTDEDLIWIEELTKHPKVVALGEMGLDYHWDKSPKEIQKEVFRKQIRLAKKVKLPIVIHNREATQDIVDILKEEDAQEVGGIMHCFSGSPEIARECINMNFYISLGGPVTFKNAKKPKEVALEIPLNRLLIETDCPYLAPHPYRGKRNEPAYVKLVAEQIAEIKGISFEEVAKQTSLNANKLFGIM